In a single window of the Acyrthosiphon pisum isolate AL4f chromosome X, pea_aphid_22Mar2018_4r6ur, whole genome shotgun sequence genome:
- the LOC103309854 gene encoding lysine-specific demethylase 4C-like: MMNNCCSFEVERLYNIYRSIDDPHCSICMMLNHKKLTFNLDWQIIAKSFVLPTLKNPTKALYIHALSGSKEVFKEKLIRCEKCYLTVHKVCYGITVDTSSQWLCDRCTKNPKFAACVYCPLKGGAIKKFKINGWSHVECHLFVHGSSPLTTNTFSTDFITNQKCVICNLTSGNCFRCSGSNCCAQFHISCGIFAGYNYQIQQKRKHIALMYCNNHSYIPDQNKIVHINQKVWARHLQHKRISECRIVKINKTPLGIVKFNDDTISDSITLKEIKIFLFVLHFVYYYLSVKPLCYITNLQIYKK, from the exons aTGATGAACAATTGTTGCTCATTTGAGGTTGAGCGACTGTATAACATTTATAGAAGTATAGATGACCCACATTGTTCAATATGTATGATGTTAAATCATAAAAAG TTAACTTTCAACTTGGATTGGCAAATCATAGCAAAATCTTTCGTGTTACCCACTTTGAAGAATCCCACTAAAGCGTTATATATACATGCACTTTCTGGAAGTAAAGAGGTTTTTAAGGAAAAACTCATAAGatgtgaaaaatgttatttgaccGTTCACAAAGTGTGCTATGGCATAACTGTAGATACAAGTAGTCAATGGTTGTGTGATCGATGCACGAAAAATCCTAAGTTTGCT gctTGTGTATACTGTCCATTGAAAGGTggtgctataaaaaaatttaaaatcaatggaTGGTCACATGTTGAATGTCATCTTTTTGTGCACGGCAGTAGTCCATTAACTACCAATACTTTTTCAACAGACTTTATAACTAACCAAAAG tgtgTAATATGCAATTTAACATCTGGTAATTGTTTTCGTTGCTCTGGAAGCAATTGCTGTGCACAGTTCCATATTTCTTGTGGAATATTTGCTggatataattatcaaattcaaCAAAAGAGGAAGCATATTGCTTTAATGTATTGCAATAATCATTCATATATTCCAGATCAA aaCAAGATAGTTCatataaatcaaaaagtatGGGCAAGACACTTGCAACATAAAAGGATCTCTGAATGTcgaatagtaaaaattaataaaactccTTTAGGTATTGTGAAATTCAATGATGATACAATATCAGACAGTATTACACTAAAAGAAATTAAGATATTCttgtttgttttacattttgtatattattatctttcagTAAAGCCTTTATGTTATATCACAAAtttacagatatataaaaaataa
- the LOC107884162 gene encoding lysine-specific demethylase 4C-like has translation MQFNIWYCFRCSGSNCCAQFHISCGIFAGYNYQIQQKRKHIALMYCNNHSYIPDQNKIVHINQKVWARHLQHKRISECRIIKIDKTPLGIVKFSDNTISDSITLNEIKNYADNFPPIDKMIHLKSGDKGLFLALNYKHIYTVEYKDGTSGCLFPDDICSLDEQFNSSLQRHAK, from the exons ATGCAATTTAACATCTGGTATTGTTTTCGTTGCTCTGGAAGCAATTGCTGTGCACAGTTCCATATTTCTTGTGGAATATTTGCTggatataattatcaaattcaaCAAAAGAGGAAGCATATTGCTTTAATGTATTGCAATAATCATTCATATATTCCAGATCAA aaCAAGATAGTTCatataaatcaaaaagtatGGGCAAGACACTTGCAACATAAAAGGATCTCTGAATgtcgaataataaaaattgataaaactcCTTTAGGTATTGTGAAATTCAGTGATAATACAATATCAGACAGTATTACACTAAATGAAATTAAG aactatGCAGATAATTTTCCACCCATTGAcaaaatgatacatttaaaatctGGTGACAAAGGTTTATTTCTGGCGTTAAATTATAAGCACATATATACg GTTGAATATAAGGATGGTACATCTGGTTGTCTATTCCCTGATGATATATGCAGTTTGGATGAACAATTTAATAGCAGTCTACAACGGCATGCTAAATGA
- the LOC100164196 gene encoding probable lysine-specific demethylase 4B, protein MSSDKNTYRIMVFRPTWEEFQNFSSYIEFMEKQGAHRAGLAKVIPPPEWTARRKRCDEDDIMSLKIPVPISQVARGNRGFYQLLNVENKPMTVSDYKIIAESDEFKTPDHLDYDDLEKKFWKNIIYNPPLYGADVSGSIMDEDVGVWNINKLGTILDYVNEDYGVRIEGVNTAYLYFGMWKSLFAWHTEDMDLYSINYIHEGYPKTWYAISPEHGRRFERYVNRFFPIEASNCPAFLRHKITVISPHILKQYSIPFITQKRGEFIITFPFGYHSGFNHGYNIAEATNFALPRWVDYGKRALLCHCSPDSVKICMDTFVKRIQPEKYELWLKKNNVGSHPKDTSGTLEAPLTSKSSTLSSKNNTGIPKYNIKAGRKRCHGTLQSDSELPNDTRYANKTINVSPSTSVKGLDKKEYEDEQLNDKQKEVMENKLLKADEMVLENIDLTSGPDYCDGSDKRSVKKRKSTKLETKKNPESNNKKKSKSTEKNVVPSDQTINRTSSTIISFNKENDNSIEKVITISPINVESLNCMNINRITQESRVDKCLNKSIKDSTVFDKTLNNDNLLSKECDCVNDNTHLKYVVVTKPLPPITLEKPRNSSLTKSKLHMNLKNQPSKMTSIFMTQTKKKIDLESTRNFFQPTLEPMQTMEEKSKIKDDKNILHVRHKTNEVHD, encoded by the exons atgagttctgataaaaatacatatagaatCATGGTTTTCAGACCAACTTGGgaagaatttcaaaatttcagtAGCTATATTGAGTTTATGGAGAAGCAAGGTGCTCACAGGGCTGGATTGgcaaaa GTTATCCCACCACCTGAATGGACAGCAAGAAGAAAGCGTTGTGATGAAGATGATATAATGAGTTTGAAAATTCCAGTTCCAATCAGTCAA gtTGCACGGGGTAATCGAGGATTTTATCAACTACTTAATGTAGAAAATAAACCTATGACAGTAtccgattataaaataatagcagAATCTGATGAATTTAAGACACCTGACCACCTTGATTATGACgatcttgaaaaaaaattttggaaaaatattatttacaacccCCCATTGTATGGTGCAGATGTATCTGGATCTATTATGGATGAAGATGTTGGT gtTTGGAATATTAACAAATTGGGTACTATATTAGATTATGTAAATGAAGATTATGGTGTTAGAATTGAAGGTGTCAATACAGCTTATTTATACTTTGGTATGTGGAAATCTTTGTTTGCATGGCACACTGAAGACATGGACttgtatagtataaactatatacatgAAGGATATCCAAAGACATG gTATGCGATATCTCCAGAACATGGTCGCCGTTTTGAAAGATATGTTAATCGCTTTTTTCCAATTGAAGCTTCAAACTGCCCTGCTTTTCTCAGACATAAAATTACTGTAATATCTCCtcatattttgaaacaatattctataccattt ATCACACAAAAGCGAGGTGAATTCATCATAACATTCCCCTTTGGATATCATTCAGGTTTTAACCATGGCTATAATATAGCTGAAGCTACTAATTTTGCGTTACCGCGTTGGGTAGATTATGGAAAAAGAGCTTTACTGTGTCATTGCAGTCCAGATTCAGTGAAGATTTGTATGGATACATTTGTTAAACGCATACAACCCGAAAAGTATGAATTatggcttaaaaaaaataatgttggttCTCATCCAAAAGATACTTCTGGTACTTTAGAAGCTCCTCTGACTAGTAAATCTAGCACATTATCTAGCAAAAA CAATACAGgtattccaaaatataatattaaagctgGTAGAAAACGTTGTCATGGAACACTTCAATCAGATTCTGAATTGCCTAATGATACAAGATAtgcaaataaaactataaatgtatctCCATCAACAAGTGTAAAAGGGTTAGATAAAAAAGAATATGAAGATGAGCAACTTAATGACAAACAGAAAGAAGTAATGGAAAATAAATTGCTAAAAGCTGATGAAATGG TCTTGGAAAATATAGACTTAACAAGTGGTCCTGATTATTGTGATGGTTCAGATAAAAGAAGTGTCAAGAAAAGAAAGTCTACAAAACTTGAAACAAAAAAGAATCCCGAATCTAATAACAAGAAAAAGtctaaatcaactgagaaaaatGTTGTTCCTTCTGATCAAACTATTAACCGTACAAGTTCGACAATCATTAGCTTCAACAAAGAGAACGATAATAgtattgaaaaagtaataactatatcaCCTATAAATGTTGAGAGTCTCaattgtatgaatattaatagaatTACACAAGAGTCTCGGGTGGATAAATGTCTTAATAAGAGTATTAAAGATTCaacagtttttgacaaaaccttaaacaatgataatttattgtctaAAGAATGTGACTGTGTTAATGATaacacacatttaaaatatgtggTTGTGACAAAACCATTACCACCTATTACGTTAGAAAAGCCACGTAATTCATCTCTCACCAAATCGAAACTAcacatgaatttaaaaaatcaaccatCTAAAATGACATCAATATTTATGactcaaactaaaaaaaaaattgatttggaaTCCACACGGAATTTTTTTCAACCAACTCTTGAACCTATGCAGACTATGgaagaaaaatctaaaattaagg ATGACAAAAACATACTGCACGTGAGACATAAAACCAACGAAGTACATGACTAG
- the LOC100168272 gene encoding protein lifeguard 1-like has translation MSTGQETQNPSGDLGFSDKTIRKDFICKVYSILTCQLMITLIFVAIATLHDETRTYIKTNCWLFFTALVITIGTLIALACCENVRRKSPLNFILLFVFTLSESFLIAVCVSRYYPEQILLALGLTILICFTLTIFAFQTKIDFTVIGGFLLIALIILFVGSIVALFFPGKMMTLIIASACAIIFSIFLICDTQRMVGGNHKYSISPEEYIFAALTLYVDIINIFLYILAIIAASDD, from the exons ATGAGTACGGGGCAAGAAACACAAAATCCAAGCGGAGACCTTGGCTTTAGCGATAAAACTATACGTAAAGACTTCATATg taaaGTTTACAGTATTTTGACGTGTCAGCTAATGATCACATTAATATTTGTGGCTATTGCAACTCTTCATGACGAAACTAGaacttatataaaaacaaattgttggcTATTTTTCACCGCACTTGtcattactataggtactttaattgcGCTCGCATGCTGTGAAAATGTACGTCGCAAGAGTCCTCTTAACTTTATTCTTTTGTTTGTATTCACCTTATCTGAATCGTTTTTAATAGCGGTATGCGTGTCACGTTACTATCCAGAACAAATACTGTTGGCTCTTGGCTTAACTATATTGATATGTTTTACTCTTACAATATTTGCTTTTCAGACTAAAATAGATTTTACAGTAATAGGTGGGTTTTTATTAATagcattgataattttatttgttggatctATTGTTGCTTTATTTTTCCCTGGAAAAATGATGACCCTCATAATTGCATCTGCGTGCGCAATCATATTTTCCATATTTCTTATTTGTGATACCCAAAGGATGGTCGGTGGTAACCATAAGTATTCAATCTCTCCAGAAGAATATATATTTGCAGCATTAACTCTCTATGTAgacataataaacattttccTGTACATATTAGCCATTATTGCAGCCTCAGATGATTAA